The following proteins come from a genomic window of Miscanthus floridulus cultivar M001 chromosome 2, ASM1932011v1, whole genome shotgun sequence:
- the LOC136539241 gene encoding peroxidase A2-like, whose protein sequence is MAAASSPHRAATTVLAGVLLVAAAALCSRGAMAQLTADYYDCTCPDAYNIVKNVLIEAHKSDVRIYASLTRLHFHDCFVQGCDGSVLLDALPGVANSSEKLAPANNNSARGFPVVDKAKAALEDACPGVVSCADILALAAEISVELSGGPNWSVLLGRLDSKKASFKGAENLPSPFDNLTVLEQKFTAVGLQTVDLVALSGAHTFGRVQCQFVTSRLYNFSGTNQPDPTLNGGYRVFLSQRCPQNGNGSALNDLDPTTPDLFDNHYYTNLEVNRGFLNSDQELKSSPQAQGVTAPIVDQFATSQDAFFKNFAQSMINMGNIQPLTDPSKGEVRCNCRVAN, encoded by the exons ATGGCTGCTGCCTCTAGTCCCCATCGTGCGGCGACCACCGTCCTCGCCGGCGTGCTGCTGGTGGCGGCGGCCGCCCTGTGCTCCCGCGGCGCCATGGCGCAGCTGACAGCGGACTACTACGACTGCACATGCCCTGACGCCTACAACATCGTCAAGAACGTTCTCATCGAGGCGCACAAGTCCGACGTGCGCATCTACGCCAGCCTCACCCGCCTCCAtttccacgactgcttcgtccAG GGCTGCGACGGCTCGGTGCTGCTGGACGCCTTGCCGGGGGTGGCCAACTCTAGTGAGAAGCTGGCGCCGGCCAACAACAACTCGGCGCGGGGGTTcccggtggtggacaaagccaagGCGGCGCTGGAGGACGCCTGCCCCGGCGTCGTCTCCTGCGCCGACATCCTCGCCCTCGCGGCAGAGATCTCCGTGGAGCTG TCCGGAGGCCCAAACTGGAGCGTGCTTCTTGGGAGGCTAGACAGCAAGAAGGCAAGCTTCAAGGGCGCAGAGAACCTGCCGTCGCCCTTCGACAACCTCACCGTGCTGGAGCAAAAGTTCACGGCCGTCGGCCTTCAAACCGTCGACCTCGTCGCCCTCTCAG GGGCTCACACATTTGGCCGGGTTCAGTGCCAGTTCGTCACGAGCCGGCTGTACAACTTCAGCGGCACCAACCAGCCGGACCCCACGCTCAACGGCGGCTACCGGGTTTTCCTGTCCCAGAGGTGCCCGCAGAACGGCAACGGTTCAGCCCTGAACGACCTGGATCCCACGACGCCCGACCTCTTCGACAACCACTACTACACCAACCTCGAGGTGAACCGGGGGTTCCTCAACTCCGATCAGGAGCTCAAGTCCTCGCCGCAGGCGCAGGGCGTCACGGCGCCCATCGTCGACCAGTTCGCCACCAGCCAGGACGCCTTCTTCAAGAACTTCGCGCAGTCCATGATCAACATGGGCAACATTCAGCCACTGACGGACCCCTCCAAGGGAGAAGTCCGCTGCAACTGCCGAGTGGCTAATTGA